A genomic window from Streptomyces sp. NBC_00234 includes:
- a CDS encoding DUF3107 domain-containing protein, producing MEVKIGVQHTPREIVLESGLSAEKVESAVAEALSGKAQLLSLTDDKGRKVLVPADRIAYVEIGEPSTRRVGFGAL from the coding sequence GTGGAGGTCAAGATCGGGGTGCAGCACACGCCCCGGGAGATCGTTCTGGAGAGCGGGCTTTCCGCCGAAAAGGTCGAGAGCGCGGTCGCCGAGGCGCTCTCCGGCAAGGCGCAGCTGCTCAGCCTCACGGACGACAAGGGCCGCAAGGTTCTCGTGCCGGCCGACCGGATCGCGTACGTGGAGATCGGCGAGCCCAGCACCCGACGGGTGGGGTTCGGCGCGCTCTAG
- a CDS encoding TetR/AcrR family transcriptional regulator — translation MTAIEQTEAARPRGTRLPRRARRNQLLGAAQEVFVAQGYHSAAMDDIAERAGVSKPVLYQHFPGKLELYLALLDQHCEALLQAVRTALASTTDNKLRVEATMDAYFAYVEDEGGAFRLVFESDLTNEPAVRERVDRVSLQCAEAISDVIAGDTGLSKDESMLLAVGLGGVSQVVARYWLSSGSSIPRDTAVQLLTSLAWRGIAGFPLHGTDQH, via the coding sequence GTGACAGCCATCGAGCAGACAGAGGCAGCGCGCCCGCGGGGCACTCGCCTGCCCCGCCGTGCCCGACGCAATCAGTTGCTGGGCGCCGCGCAGGAGGTCTTCGTCGCGCAGGGCTACCACTCCGCCGCGATGGACGACATCGCCGAGCGGGCGGGCGTCAGCAAGCCGGTGCTCTACCAGCACTTCCCGGGCAAGCTGGAGCTCTATCTGGCCCTGCTCGACCAGCACTGCGAGGCACTGCTCCAGGCGGTGCGTACGGCACTGGCTTCGACGACGGACAACAAGCTGCGCGTCGAGGCGACGATGGACGCCTACTTCGCGTACGTGGAGGACGAGGGCGGAGCCTTCCGGCTGGTCTTCGAGTCCGACCTGACGAACGAGCCCGCGGTACGGGAACGGGTCGACCGGGTCTCGCTCCAGTGCGCGGAGGCCATCTCCGACGTCATCGCCGGTGACACGGGACTGTCCAAGGACGAGTCCATGCTGCTCGCGGTCGGCCTGGGCGGTGTCTCCCAGGTGGTGGCCCGCTACTGGCTCTCCAGCGGCTCCAGCATCCCCCGCGACACGGCGGTGCAGCTGCTGACCTCGCTCGCCTGGCGGGGCATCGCGGGGTTCCCGCTGCACGGCACCGATCAGCACTGA
- a CDS encoding alpha/beta fold hydrolase, which translates to MSSTELPGTRAAAAAAAPTVSAVRVAEGERLRSVTLAGLTLTVRSRPPLRAGLAPALYVHGLGGSSQNWSALMPLLEDVLDSEAVDLPGFGDSPPPDDGNYSVTGHARAVIRLIDAGERGPVHLFGNSLGGAVATRVAAVRPDLVRTLTLVSPALPELRVQRSAVPTALLAVPGVASLFSRLTKDWTAEQRTRGVMALCYGDPARVSEEGLRHAVAEMERRLELPYFWDAMTRSARGIVDAYTLGGQHGLWRQAERVLAPTQLVYGGRDQLVSYRMARRASAAFRDARLLTVPEAGHVAMMEYPETVAQAFRDLLDECGGS; encoded by the coding sequence ATGTCTTCGACCGAGCTGCCGGGTACCCGCGCCGCCGCTGCCGCGGCGGCCCCCACGGTCAGTGCCGTCAGGGTCGCGGAAGGGGAGAGGCTGCGCTCCGTCACGCTGGCGGGCCTCACTCTGACCGTCCGCTCCCGGCCGCCGCTGCGTGCGGGGCTCGCCCCCGCCCTCTACGTCCACGGTCTCGGCGGCTCGTCCCAGAACTGGTCGGCGCTGATGCCGCTGTTGGAGGACGTGCTCGACAGCGAGGCGGTCGACCTTCCCGGCTTCGGGGACTCGCCGCCGCCGGACGACGGCAACTACTCGGTGACCGGGCACGCGCGGGCCGTGATCCGGCTGATCGACGCGGGGGAGCGCGGACCCGTCCACCTCTTCGGCAATTCCCTGGGCGGCGCCGTCGCCACCAGGGTCGCCGCCGTCCGTCCCGACCTGGTGCGCACCCTCACGCTCGTCTCGCCCGCCCTGCCGGAACTCCGGGTGCAGCGGTCCGCCGTGCCGACCGCGCTGCTGGCCGTCCCGGGGGTCGCTTCCCTCTTCTCGCGGCTCACCAAGGACTGGACCGCCGAGCAGCGCACGCGCGGAGTCATGGCACTCTGTTACGGCGATCCGGCACGGGTCTCCGAAGAAGGACTCCGTCACGCGGTGGCGGAGATGGAGCGCCGGCTGGAACTGCCGTACTTCTGGGACGCCATGACGCGCTCCGCCCGGGGCATCGTCGATGCCTACACACTGGGCGGGCAGCACGGGCTGTGGCGCCAGGCCGAGCGGGTGCTCGCACCGACCCAGCTCGTGTACGGCGGACGGGACCAGCTCGTCTCGTACCGGATGGCACGCAGGGCGTCCGCGGCCTTCCGCGACGCCAGGCTGCTGACCGTGCCCGAAGCGGGGCACGTGGCGATGATGGAGTACCCGGAGACGGTCGCCCAGGCGTTCCGGGACCTGCTCGACGAATGCGGCGGGAGCTGA
- a CDS encoding DUF3152 domain-containing protein yields the protein MGRHSRKGPEAKSQGSASAASSGGDPGTGPSGAAPAGATPSGAGSGRRRRGTATSPGGDGHTPFHGTPQVRGGHPEQREAGGGWGTGPQQRYGDWQGAGRPGQTGPSGPTGYAGAARGGVPRGAPQMSGTGRTPAQQASAQQAVARQVSAQEAAQRAADRRSGMRPSVAEGPMLPGPRREFVDAFDGVPAASQQPADPYGSVTDRDHEQESQDADATGGSAPGKGGKGRTFTGIAAAAVTTVLAVVVAGQVAQDGDDRGLASQAAGVDREGSEDASRSVSRPTPQPKVARVKPLSYEQKMAKPYPLAPELKAGGTFEAVPGLAKAPGKGQKYRYRIDIEKGLGLDSGLFADAVQKTLNDDRSWAHNGAMTFERISSGDADFVITLASPATTGVWCEKSGLDTTEDNVSCDSASTERVMINAYRWAQGSSTFGPEKLLAYRQMLINHEVGHRLGYGHVSCGTPGALAPVMQQQTKSLEIGGIKCRPNPWVHPGN from the coding sequence GTGGGACGACATAGCCGAAAGGGCCCCGAGGCCAAGAGCCAGGGCAGCGCGAGCGCCGCGAGTTCGGGCGGCGATCCCGGGACGGGCCCGTCAGGGGCCGCTCCGGCGGGGGCGACCCCGTCCGGGGCCGGCAGCGGACGGCGCAGGCGCGGAACCGCCACGTCGCCCGGCGGTGACGGACACACCCCGTTCCACGGCACGCCGCAGGTGCGCGGCGGCCACCCCGAACAGCGCGAGGCGGGCGGCGGCTGGGGAACCGGACCGCAGCAGCGGTACGGGGACTGGCAGGGCGCCGGACGGCCGGGACAGACGGGTCCCTCCGGGCCCACCGGATACGCCGGAGCGGCCCGTGGCGGAGTGCCGCGAGGGGCGCCGCAGATGTCCGGCACCGGGCGGACTCCCGCTCAGCAGGCGTCCGCCCAGCAGGCGGTGGCCCGGCAGGTGTCGGCCCAGGAGGCGGCGCAGCGTGCTGCCGACCGGCGCTCGGGGATGCGGCCTTCGGTGGCCGAAGGCCCGATGCTCCCGGGGCCCCGCCGGGAATTCGTCGACGCGTTCGACGGTGTTCCGGCCGCTTCGCAGCAGCCCGCCGACCCGTACGGCTCGGTCACCGACCGGGACCACGAACAGGAGTCCCAGGACGCCGACGCGACCGGGGGTTCCGCACCGGGCAAGGGTGGCAAGGGACGTACCTTCACCGGGATCGCCGCCGCCGCTGTCACGACCGTGCTCGCCGTCGTGGTGGCCGGACAGGTCGCCCAGGACGGTGACGACCGCGGCCTCGCCTCCCAGGCCGCCGGGGTGGACCGCGAGGGTAGCGAGGACGCCTCCCGTTCCGTCTCCCGGCCGACGCCGCAGCCGAAGGTGGCCCGGGTCAAGCCGCTGTCGTACGAGCAGAAGATGGCGAAGCCCTATCCCCTCGCTCCCGAACTGAAGGCCGGCGGGACATTCGAGGCCGTTCCCGGTCTGGCGAAAGCGCCGGGCAAGGGGCAGAAGTACCGCTACCGGATCGATATCGAAAAGGGTCTCGGCCTCGACAGCGGACTTTTCGCCGATGCCGTTCAGAAGACGCTGAACGACGACCGGAGCTGGGCGCACAACGGTGCCATGACGTTCGAGCGGATCTCCTCGGGCGACGCCGATTTCGTGATCACGCTGGCCAGTCCGGCGACCACGGGGGTCTGGTGCGAGAAGTCGGGTCTGGACACGACCGAGGACAATGTCTCCTGCGATTCCGCCTCGACCGAACGCGTCATGATCAATGCCTACCGCTGGGCCCAGGGCTCGTCGACCTTCGGTCCGGAGAAGCTGCTGGCCTACCGTCAGATGCTCATCAACCACGAGGTCGGCCACCGGCTGGGGTACGGGCACGTGAGCTGCGGGACGCCCGGCGCGCTTGCCCCTGTGATGCAGCAGCAGACCAAGTCGCTGGAGATCGGCGGCATCAAGTGCCGGCCCAACCCCTGGGTACATCCCGGGAATTGA
- a CDS encoding Ms4533A family Cys-rich leader peptide: MSRSPVTSERAAIELALLGVTGICVADVLCR, translated from the coding sequence ATGTCACGCAGCCCTGTCACCTCCGAGCGCGCCGCCATTGAGCTGGCGCTTCTTGGCGTGACCGGAATCTGCGTAGCCGACGTTCTCTGTCGCTGA
- a CDS encoding ABC transporter substrate-binding protein, which translates to MRQTSVISRRVAAAAVGLVLAVGAAACAGPQDSKGSDGDSGAAGKPKKGGTLTVLNSNPQEDFDPARLYTSGGGNVPSLVFRTLTTRNREDGAEGAKVVPDLATDLGTPSENATVWTYTLKDGLKYEDGTAITSADIKYGIERSFAAELSGGAPYLRDWLIGGADYQGPYKDKKGLDSIEVPDAKTIVFRLNKPEGEFPYLATQTQTTPVPQAKDTGTKYEEHPVSSGPYKVVTNENDGERLVLERNPHWSAATDEERKAYPDRVDVRSGLDSAVINQRLSASQGADAAAVTTDTNLGPAELAQVTDDKALASRVGTGHFGYTNYIAFNPKVKPFDDPKVRQAIAYAVDRSSVVNAAGGSSLAEAATTYLPNQKSFGYTPYDHFPAGKTGNAAKARELLKEAGHPKGLTVTLTHSNDKDFETSPEIATALQAALKKAGITVQLKGLESNDYSDTIHSADKEPGFFLAHWGADWPSGGPFLAPIFDGRQIVKDGANFNTGFLDDPAVNKEIDEINKLTDLSAAAQRWGALDKKIGEQALTVPLFHPVYKRLYGQDISNVVISDWTGVLDISQVSVK; encoded by the coding sequence ATGCGTCAAACGTCCGTCATATCGCGCCGCGTGGCAGCGGCAGCCGTCGGTCTCGTCCTGGCTGTGGGCGCCGCCGCCTGCGCCGGGCCCCAGGACAGCAAGGGGAGCGACGGCGACTCCGGAGCCGCGGGCAAGCCGAAGAAGGGCGGCACCCTCACCGTCCTCAACAGCAACCCCCAGGAGGACTTCGACCCCGCGCGGCTCTATACCTCCGGCGGTGGCAACGTCCCCTCCCTCGTCTTCCGTACGCTCACCACCCGCAACCGGGAGGACGGCGCCGAGGGTGCGAAGGTCGTGCCCGACCTCGCGACCGACCTGGGCACGCCCAGCGAGAACGCCACCGTCTGGACGTACACGCTCAAGGACGGGCTGAAGTACGAGGACGGCACCGCGATCACCAGCGCGGACATCAAGTACGGCATCGAGCGCTCGTTCGCCGCCGAGCTCTCCGGCGGCGCCCCGTACCTGCGCGACTGGCTGATCGGCGGGGCCGACTACCAGGGGCCGTACAAGGACAAGAAGGGCCTCGACTCCATCGAGGTGCCGGACGCGAAGACCATCGTCTTCCGCCTCAACAAGCCCGAGGGCGAATTCCCCTACCTGGCCACCCAGACCCAGACCACCCCCGTGCCGCAGGCCAAGGACACGGGCACGAAGTACGAGGAGCACCCGGTCTCGTCGGGGCCGTACAAGGTCGTCACGAACGAGAACGACGGCGAGCGGCTCGTCCTGGAGCGCAACCCGCACTGGTCGGCGGCGACCGACGAGGAGCGCAAGGCGTACCCGGACCGGGTCGACGTGCGCTCCGGGCTCGACTCCGCGGTCATCAACCAGCGGCTCTCCGCGTCGCAGGGCGCCGACGCCGCGGCCGTCACCACCGACACCAACCTGGGGCCGGCCGAACTCGCCCAGGTCACCGACGACAAGGCACTCGCCTCCCGCGTCGGCACGGGTCACTTCGGTTACACGAACTACATCGCGTTCAACCCGAAGGTGAAGCCGTTCGACGACCCGAAGGTGCGTCAGGCGATCGCGTACGCGGTCGACCGCTCCTCGGTGGTCAACGCGGCCGGCGGCTCCTCGCTCGCCGAGGCCGCCACCACCTATCTGCCGAACCAGAAGTCCTTCGGCTACACGCCCTACGACCACTTCCCGGCCGGTAAGACCGGTAACGCGGCCAAGGCCAGGGAGCTGCTGAAGGAGGCCGGTCACCCCAAGGGCCTGACCGTCACCCTCACCCACTCCAACGACAAGGACTTCGAGACCAGCCCGGAGATCGCCACCGCGCTCCAGGCCGCGCTCAAGAAGGCCGGCATCACGGTCCAGCTCAAGGGCCTGGAGAGCAACGACTACTCCGACACCATCCACAGCGCCGACAAGGAGCCGGGCTTCTTCCTCGCCCACTGGGGTGCCGACTGGCCCTCCGGCGGTCCGTTCCTCGCGCCGATCTTCGACGGCCGGCAGATCGTGAAGGACGGCGCCAACTTCAACACCGGCTTCCTGGACGACCCCGCGGTCAACAAGGAGATCGACGAGATCAACAAGCTGACCGACCTGAGCGCCGCCGCCCAGCGCTGGGGCGCGCTCGACAAGAAGATCGGTGAGCAGGCACTGACCGTGCCGCTCTTCCACCCGGTGTACAAGCGGCTCTACGGCCAGGACATCAGCAACGTCGTCATCAGCGACTGGACCGGCGTCCTCGACATCTCCCAGGTCTCGGTCAAGTAA
- a CDS encoding ABC transporter permease — protein sequence MSQALLAQEAGAAPVAVPASGARLFWRRLRAQRAATAAAVVVLLLVLVALAAPLLAALAGQDPNTYHPDLVDSAAGGVPIGPFGGISTDHWLGVEPQTGRDLFARVVYGARVSLGVAVVATVLQVAIGLLVGLAAALGSRWVDQVLSRITDINVALPLMVIALALLAVVPQSFPRPVLIALVIGGINWAGTSKIVRSQALALKSLDFVSAARLGGRGKWSIARRELLPSLAAPVITYAALLFPTNIVVEAALSFLGVGIKPPTPSWGQMLTEADTWYRAAPTYLLLPTGLLFVTVLALTVLGEGVRTALDPRAASRLRIGTGRKKEQSS from the coding sequence ATGTCCCAGGCACTTCTGGCCCAGGAGGCGGGAGCGGCGCCGGTCGCCGTCCCCGCCTCGGGGGCCCGGCTGTTCTGGCGGCGGCTGCGCGCACAGCGCGCGGCCACCGCCGCGGCGGTCGTGGTCCTCCTGCTCGTCCTGGTCGCACTCGCCGCGCCGCTCCTCGCCGCGCTGGCGGGCCAGGACCCCAACACGTACCACCCCGACCTCGTCGACTCCGCGGCAGGCGGCGTGCCGATCGGCCCCTTCGGAGGCATCAGCACGGACCACTGGCTCGGTGTCGAACCGCAGACCGGCCGCGACCTCTTCGCCCGCGTCGTCTACGGAGCGCGCGTCTCACTCGGTGTCGCCGTCGTCGCGACCGTGCTCCAGGTCGCCATCGGACTCCTCGTCGGTCTCGCCGCGGCCCTCGGCAGCCGCTGGGTGGACCAGGTACTCAGCCGGATCACCGACATCAACGTCGCCCTGCCGCTCATGGTGATCGCGCTGGCGCTCCTCGCGGTGGTCCCGCAGTCCTTCCCCCGCCCCGTCCTGATCGCCCTCGTCATCGGCGGGATCAACTGGGCCGGTACGTCGAAGATCGTGCGGTCCCAGGCACTCGCCCTGAAATCCCTCGACTTCGTCTCGGCGGCCCGGCTCGGCGGACGCGGCAAGTGGAGCATCGCCCGGCGGGAGCTGCTGCCCTCGCTCGCCGCACCCGTCATCACGTACGCGGCGCTGCTGTTCCCCACCAACATCGTCGTCGAGGCGGCCCTGTCCTTCCTCGGCGTCGGCATCAAACCGCCCACCCCGTCCTGGGGCCAGATGCTCACCGAGGCCGACACCTGGTACCGGGCGGCCCCCACCTATCTGCTGCTCCCCACCGGGCTGCTCTTCGTCACCGTGCTCGCGCTGACCGTTCTCGGCGAGGGCGTCCGCACGGCACTCGACCCGCGGGCCGCCTCGCGGCTGCGGATCGGCACAGGACGGAAGAAGGAACAGTCCTCATGA
- a CDS encoding ABC transporter permease, giving the protein MTGFALRRLGGALFVLLALTVILYAIFYVAPGDVAQIACGPRCSPAQVAQVTEQLRLNDPVYVQYGHFLQGIVAGRDFSTGTGIEHCSAPCLGVSYQSDQQVTELILAKLPVTGSLVVGAFVGYVLLGVGTGVLSVWRRGRITERVLTWLTLAGTATPVFVIGLLLIIVFCSTLQWLPSPTYVPFTENPEQWAWGLLLPWVSLALIESAKYARLTRSAMLETLADDHVRTFRAYGVGERALIGRHALRGAVAPVIALGALDIGSMFGGAVLTESLFGIPGIGRELVHAVKVVDLPVVVGMVLVTGFFVVLANAVADLLYALADRRVVLS; this is encoded by the coding sequence ATGACCGGCTTCGCACTGCGCAGGCTCGGGGGAGCCCTCTTCGTGCTCCTCGCGCTCACCGTCATCCTGTACGCGATCTTCTACGTGGCCCCGGGCGACGTCGCCCAGATCGCCTGCGGCCCGCGCTGCTCACCCGCCCAGGTCGCCCAGGTCACCGAGCAACTGCGACTGAACGACCCGGTGTACGTGCAGTACGGACACTTCCTCCAGGGCATCGTCGCCGGACGCGACTTCTCCACCGGCACCGGCATCGAGCACTGCTCCGCGCCCTGCCTCGGGGTCTCGTACCAGAGCGACCAGCAGGTCACCGAACTGATCCTGGCCAAACTGCCCGTCACCGGATCCCTCGTCGTCGGCGCCTTCGTCGGCTACGTCCTGCTCGGTGTCGGAACCGGAGTGCTCTCCGTGTGGCGGCGGGGCCGGATCACCGAACGGGTGCTGACCTGGCTGACCCTCGCGGGCACCGCCACCCCCGTCTTCGTGATCGGGCTGCTGCTCATCATCGTCTTCTGCTCCACCCTCCAGTGGCTGCCGTCGCCGACGTACGTGCCCTTCACCGAGAACCCCGAACAGTGGGCCTGGGGACTGCTGCTGCCCTGGGTGTCGCTGGCCCTCATCGAGTCCGCCAAGTACGCCCGGCTGACCAGGAGCGCCATGTTGGAGACGCTCGCCGACGACCACGTGCGCACCTTCCGTGCCTACGGTGTCGGCGAACGCGCCCTCATCGGCCGGCACGCGCTGCGCGGGGCGGTCGCACCCGTGATCGCGCTCGGCGCGCTCGACATCGGCAGCATGTTCGGCGGCGCGGTGCTCACCGAGTCGCTCTTCGGGATCCCGGGCATCGGGCGCGAACTGGTCCACGCCGTCAAGGTCGTCGACCTGCCCGTGGTCGTCGGCATGGTGCTGGTGACCGGCTTCTTCGTGGTGCTCGCCAATGCCGTCGCGGACCTGCTGTACGCGCTGGCCGACCGACGGGTGGTCCTGTCATGA
- a CDS encoding ABC transporter ATP-binding protein, with the protein MTKPLTKPRTESRVEAGAQPLVEVEGLTVDFGGVRAVDGLSFTLEAGGALGVVGESGSGKSASAYALLGLHRGTGARVSGTVRVAGTDVGAADDRELRALRGAKAAMVFQDPLSSLDPYYAVGDQIAEVYRVHNSASRRAARARAVEVLDRVGIPDAARRADSRPHEFSGGMRQRALIAMALACEPRLLIADEPTTALDVTVQAQILDLLHTLRHETGMGLLLVTHDVGVAAESVDEVLVMRAGREVERGPVAEVLGAPREPYTRELLAAVPRVDAVRVAPVPRPRATADAAPLLEAVDLRREFGRGRGRITAVDGVSLTVHAGETLGIVGESGSGKTTLGRMLVRLLDPCEGRLRYAGTEIGSLSDKALLPYRRDLQMVFQDPVSSLNPRRSVGESVADPLRAAGERDETRIRARVGELLERVGLDPDRYERYPHEFSGGQRQRVGIARALAAEPKLIVCDEPVSALDVTTQAQVVALLAELQRELGIGLVFIAHDLAVVRQVSDRVAVMRQGRIVEQGPADEVYGNPRDPYTRQLLAAVPALDPLLAAARRTTRKELAAA; encoded by the coding sequence ATGACAAAGCCCCTGACGAAGCCCCGGACGGAGTCCCGGGTGGAGGCCGGAGCGCAGCCCCTGGTGGAGGTCGAGGGCCTCACCGTCGACTTCGGCGGCGTCCGTGCCGTGGACGGCCTCTCGTTCACCCTGGAAGCCGGCGGCGCACTCGGCGTCGTGGGCGAATCCGGCTCAGGCAAGAGCGCCTCGGCGTACGCCCTGCTCGGCCTGCACCGCGGTACGGGGGCCCGGGTCTCCGGAACCGTCCGTGTCGCGGGTACGGACGTGGGCGCCGCGGACGACCGTGAACTGCGCGCCCTGCGGGGAGCGAAGGCCGCCATGGTCTTCCAGGACCCGCTGTCCTCGCTCGACCCGTACTACGCGGTCGGCGACCAGATCGCCGAGGTGTACCGGGTGCACAACTCCGCCTCGCGGCGGGCGGCCAGGGCCCGGGCCGTGGAGGTCCTGGACCGGGTCGGCATCCCGGACGCGGCCCGGCGGGCGGACTCCCGGCCGCACGAGTTCTCCGGCGGGATGCGGCAGCGCGCCCTGATCGCGATGGCCCTGGCCTGCGAACCGCGGCTGCTGATCGCCGACGAACCGACCACCGCCCTGGACGTCACCGTGCAGGCCCAGATCCTGGACCTCCTGCACACCCTGCGCCACGAGACGGGCATGGGCCTGCTGCTGGTCACCCACGACGTGGGGGTCGCGGCGGAGAGCGTCGACGAGGTGCTGGTCATGCGGGCCGGACGCGAGGTCGAACGCGGCCCGGTCGCCGAGGTGCTGGGCGCGCCCCGGGAGCCGTACACCCGGGAACTGCTCGCCGCCGTGCCCCGGGTGGACGCGGTCCGGGTGGCCCCCGTCCCGCGCCCCCGGGCGACCGCCGACGCGGCACCGCTGCTCGAAGCCGTGGACCTGCGGCGCGAGTTCGGCCGGGGACGCGGCCGGATCACCGCCGTGGACGGGGTCTCGCTGACCGTCCACGCCGGCGAGACCCTCGGCATCGTCGGCGAGAGCGGCAGCGGCAAGACGACGCTCGGGCGGATGCTCGTGCGGCTGCTGGACCCGTGCGAGGGCCGGCTCCGTTACGCGGGTACGGAGATCGGCTCGCTCTCGGACAAGGCGCTGCTCCCGTACCGGCGGGACCTCCAGATGGTCTTCCAGGACCCGGTGTCCTCGCTCAATCCGCGGCGTTCGGTCGGCGAGTCCGTGGCCGACCCGCTGCGTGCGGCGGGGGAGAGGGACGAGACCCGTATCCGTGCCCGCGTGGGCGAGCTCCTGGAGCGGGTCGGGCTCGACCCCGACCGGTACGAACGCTATCCGCACGAGTTCAGCGGGGGACAGCGCCAGCGCGTCGGGATCGCCCGCGCCCTGGCCGCCGAGCCGAAGCTCATCGTCTGCGACGAGCCGGTCTCCGCGCTGGACGTCACGACCCAGGCGCAGGTCGTCGCCCTCCTCGCCGAGCTCCAGCGCGAGCTGGGCATCGGACTCGTCTTCATCGCCCACGACCTCGCGGTCGTACGGCAGGTCAGCGACCGGGTCGCGGTGATGCGGCAGGGCCGGATCGTGGAGCAGGGGCCGGCCGACGAGGTGTACGGCAATCCCCGGGACCCGTACACCCGGCAGCTCCTCGCGGCCGTGCCGGCGCTCGACCCGCTGCTCGCCGCGGCGCGCCGGACGACGCGTAAGGAGCTGGCCGCAGCCTGA
- a CDS encoding DUF3492 domain-containing protein, which yields MRIGLLTDGGYPYATGESRLWCDRLVRGLPQHEFDLYALSRSAHQEEQGWVRLPSQISRVRTAPLWTSDDDALRGSGPRGLLARIVTGDGRSYGRRERRRFTAHLTALAATVCAADDSGTGAAADSGAGSAAGARFTEALYGLAELARERGGLHTALRSETTVRILESACRARGTGRTVQSATVPDLLTFAAELERVLRPLSLDWYDEESLGAVDLCHAASGGAAALPGLLAKRFFGVPLLVTEHGVHLRSHYLATPGEPFTAPVRTLLANFHGQLAAEVYRQAAVITPGNTHVRRWQERCGADRAKLRTVYPGMAAERFRGVGESEDGSGPDTLVWVGRIEPAKDLIALLHAFAEVRRAEPDARLRIFGAPVQGGEGDAYLATCRALAAQLFPDEATGAHAVGDNPVSFEEIGGPEVPDLSEAYAAGGVIVLSSVVEGFPISLVEAMFCGRATVSTDVGAVVEVIGGTGLVVPPRNPRALADACIALLCDPERRARLGAAARARALELFTVEQNLAAFRGIYLELISRSPAWREADAVDADGEPRPFATPAEAHLLGHWTAQPAPAAVPAGTGAVRRPSWAAGPEDVCAAAAGAGDGDG from the coding sequence GTGCGGATCGGACTCCTCACCGACGGTGGTTATCCGTATGCGACCGGTGAGTCCAGACTCTGGTGCGACCGGCTGGTGCGCGGTCTTCCTCAGCACGAGTTCGACCTCTACGCGCTCAGCCGCTCCGCCCACCAGGAGGAACAGGGCTGGGTGAGACTGCCGTCCCAGATCAGCCGGGTGCGGACGGCCCCCTTGTGGACCTCCGACGACGACGCCCTGCGCGGCAGCGGTCCGAGAGGGCTGCTGGCCAGGATCGTGACCGGTGACGGACGCTCCTACGGGCGCCGCGAACGCCGGCGCTTCACGGCGCATCTGACGGCGCTCGCCGCCACCGTCTGCGCCGCCGACGACAGCGGGACGGGCGCCGCGGCGGACTCGGGAGCCGGCAGCGCGGCGGGAGCCCGCTTCACGGAGGCCCTCTACGGGCTGGCCGAACTGGCCAGGGAGCGCGGCGGACTGCACACCGCCCTGCGTTCCGAGACCACCGTGCGCATCCTGGAATCGGCGTGCCGCGCACGGGGCACCGGGCGCACCGTCCAGTCCGCCACCGTGCCCGATCTCCTCACCTTCGCCGCTGAGCTGGAGCGGGTGCTGCGCCCCCTCTCCCTCGACTGGTACGACGAGGAGAGCCTCGGCGCCGTCGACCTCTGCCATGCGGCGTCGGGGGGTGCGGCAGCCCTGCCCGGGCTTCTGGCCAAACGCTTCTTCGGAGTGCCGCTGCTGGTCACGGAGCACGGCGTGCACCTGCGGTCCCACTACCTCGCCACGCCCGGCGAGCCGTTCACGGCTCCGGTACGCACCCTGCTCGCCAACTTCCACGGACAGCTCGCCGCCGAGGTCTACCGCCAGGCCGCGGTCATCACCCCGGGCAACACCCATGTGCGCCGCTGGCAGGAGCGGTGCGGCGCCGACCGCGCCAAGCTGCGGACGGTCTACCCGGGCATGGCGGCGGAGCGCTTCCGGGGTGTGGGGGAGAGCGAGGACGGCAGCGGTCCGGACACGCTGGTGTGGGTGGGCCGGATCGAACCTGCCAAGGACCTGATCGCCCTGCTGCACGCCTTCGCCGAGGTGCGCAGGGCCGAACCGGACGCGCGGCTGCGGATCTTCGGCGCACCGGTGCAGGGGGGCGAGGGGGACGCGTACCTCGCGACCTGCCGGGCCCTCGCCGCCCAGCTCTTCCCCGACGAGGCCACCGGCGCCCACGCCGTGGGCGACAACCCGGTCTCCTTCGAGGAGATCGGCGGCCCCGAGGTCCCCGACCTCTCGGAGGCGTACGCGGCGGGCGGCGTCATCGTCCTGTCCAGCGTCGTCGAAGGCTTCCCCATCAGCCTCGTCGAGGCGATGTTCTGCGGCCGGGCCACCGTCTCCACGGACGTGGGCGCCGTCGTCGAGGTCATCGGGGGCACCGGGCTCGTGGTGCCGCCGCGCAATCCGCGGGCGCTCGCCGATGCCTGCATCGCGCTGCTGTGCGACCCCGAGCGCCGCGCACGCCTCGGTGCGGCGGCGCGCGCCAGGGCGCTCGAACTCTTCACCGTCGAACAGAACCTTGCGGCATTTCGCGGCATTTACCTGGAGCTGATCTCGCGCTCCCCGGCGTGGCGGGAAGCCGACGCGGTGGACGCCGATGGCGAGCCGCGTCCCTTCGCCACTCCGGCCGAGGCCCATCTGCTCGGCCACTGGACGGCCCAGCCGGCCCCCGCCGCCGTGCCGGCCGGCACGGGCGCCGTGCGGCGGCCGAGCTGGGCCGCCGGGCCCGAGGACGTGTGCGCTGCCGCGGCCGGGGCGGGGGACGGCGATGGGTGA